A genomic segment from Nicotiana tabacum cultivar K326 chromosome 7, ASM71507v2, whole genome shotgun sequence encodes:
- the LOC142161996 gene encoding uncharacterized protein LOC142161996 has protein sequence MQNQAIHLLMKYELSKSTDSYFSVLLKGEKLNFSLREFGLITGLNCVNKFSDYGYTSTYVSHLMTTYFSNKQRVEKWHLKNVVTNKAWANDEYTSGNFESYPWGIKSFKQVIESVRHRLNPHVHSYLIRGCSLALQVWLYECCSSVSTELATRCSESIPRILRWSTIKGQIWLIAIEEKMIKPEWLKFTSITESGEEIGVLNLPDKIQYEDAHGAQSSQVPIVASPTFEHKDTDCQEDTGSVTSKLMKLEKGIEQVDGKLAEFRKAVFEELSSLREFIDVSVKSVMKVINRRYDVDESKFAGSSTQNNDQQQGENNQQFQFNIGDQVHASTNNTSAISPEHVQAHVDLYPDFQEAAGAYKAAKVSTEHLQAHVEEEPEFEGVVEAQQAEAEVSPGGVPTMVEEEPGFQEGAEVEKADIEDNVPQSPIHGVTVNEVVPEGSGIDKKGPTLDDFELPDNLTQLVMYGETIPDEATPIHPGRTRQPGKHARSPFTHLYSSGGSTSVGPNFFPQAPLHNCYRRKEYFSKKDNQIKPWLDFGCEKVDKKDWFYALAHSGQVINNTHIDVIMYYLRKRGKYGPNIDARFTTTDCLFRTKIERIYDKFKSSPPELKYSVVKSDDDVAEYILGYRLLANVAWDVVDYVIMLVTIVENFHWLLLVFDIADMQLYVYDSMFSIIIPLYLSCTGCYGKRNNIDFKTTKAYIEKPVTDPLNIQWMVAEIPQQKEGSLDCGVFVAAFAEFFSLGDSAIPKEDLSDIDQHRRRYGALLWDYATKKQEDGSISESEVTGRLVRRKGAPAKNERTRVQRKKK, from the exons ATGCAAAACCAAGCGATTCATCTTCTGATGAAGTATGAATTGTCAAAGTCTACTGACTCATATTTTTCAGTACTATTGAAGggtgaaaaattgaatttttccttgaGAGAATTTGGGTTGATTACTGGTCTAAATTGTGTGAATAAGTTTTCAGACTATGGTTACACTTCCACTTATGTTAGCCATTTAATGACTACCTATTTTTCGAACAAACAAAGAGTTGAAAAGtggcatttgaaaaatgtagTCACAAATAAAGCTTGGGCAAACGATGAGTATACA TCTGGTAATTTTGAGTCATACCCATGGGGTATCAAATCCTTTAAGCAGGTTATTGAATCTGTCCGACATCGTCTTAATCCCCATGTACATTCTTATCTGATACGGGGATGCTCATTAGCCTTGCAAGTGTGGCTATATGAGTGTTGCTCGTCCGTCAGTACGGAGCTTGCTACGAGGTGTTCTGAATCTATACCTCGCATTTTAAGATGGTCAACTATAAAGGGCCAGATTTGGTTAATTGCAATTGAAGAGAAGATGATCAAGCCTGAGTGGCTCAAG TTCACAAGCATCACTGAATCTGGAGAAGAGATTGGAGTGCTTAATCTGCCAGACAAGATTCAGTATGAAGATGCACATGGTGCTCAATCATCACAGGTTCCAATTGTTGCTTCTCCAACATTTGAACACAAAGATACAGATTGTCAAGAGGATACTGGATCTGTGACTAGCAAGCTCATGAAGTTGGAAAAGGGGATTGAGCAG gTTGATGGAAAGTTAGCTGAATTTAGGAAGGCTGTTTTTGAGGAACTCTCAAGCCTTCGAGAGTTCATAGATGTTTCTGTGAAGAGTGTTATGAAGGTGATAAACAGGAGGTACGATGTGGACGAGTCAAAG TTTGCTGGTAGTTCAACCCAAAATAATGACCAACAACAAGGAGAGAACAACCAGCAATTTCAGTTCAATATTGGTGATCAAGTGCATGCAAGCACAAACAATACAT CTGCTATTTCTCCGGAACATGTTCAAGCACATGTTGACTTATATCCTGATTTTCAAGAAGCAGCTGGGGCATATAAAGCAG CTAAAGTTTCAACAGAACATCTCCAAGCACATGTTGAGGAAGAACCAGAATTTGAAGGAGTAGTTGAGGCACAACAAGCAG AAGCTGAAGTTTCTCCTGGGGGTGTGCCAACAATGGTTGAGGAAGAACCAGGATTTCAGGAAGGAGCTGAGGTAGAAAAAGCAG ATATTGAAGATAACGTTCCACAGTCGCCAATTCACGGTGTGACTGTGAATGAAGTTGTTCCTGAAGGTTCAGGCATTGACAAGAAAGGTCCGACATTGGATGACTTTGAGTTGCCAGACAACTTAACACAATTGGTCATGTATGGCGAGACCATACCAGATGAAGCAACCCCTATTCATCCGGGTAGAACCAGGCAACCGGGGAAACATGCACGATCACCTTTCACACATTTGTATAGTTCTGGAGGCAGCACCTCTGTTGGACCTAATTTTTTCCCTCAAGCACCCCTTCACAATTGCTATAG GAGGAAAGAATACTTTTCCAAAAAGGATAACCAAATCAAGCCTTGGTTAGACTTTGGTTGTGAAAAGGTGGATAAGAAGGACTGGTTTTATGCCCTTGCTCACTCAGGGCAAGTCATCAATAACACG cacattgatgttattatgtattATTTGAGAAAAAGAGGCAAGTATGGCCCCAACATCGACGCTAGGTTCACAACAACCGATTGCTTGTTCAGGACCAAGATTGAACGAATCTATGACAAGTTCAAAAGTTCTCCACCAGAACTTAAGTATTCGGTTGTTAAATCAGATGATGATGTTGCAGAATATATCCTTGGGTATAGACTTCTTGCTAATGTTGCCTGGGATGTAGTTGACTATGTCATCATGCTTGTGACCATTGTAGAGAATTTCCATTGGTTGTTGCTCGTTTTCGACATAGCGGACATGCAACTTTATGTTTATGATTCCATG TTTTCAATCATTATCCCTCTGTATTTGTCTTGCACTGGTTGCTACGGGAAACGTAATAACATTGACTTCAAGACCACAAAGGCATACATTGAGAAACCAGTTACAGACCCTCTCAACATACAGTGGATGGTTGCGGAGATTCCACAACAAAAGGAAGGATCACT cgattgtggtgtatttgtGGCGGCTTTTGCGGAGTTTTTTAGCCTTGGAGATTCGGCAATCCCAAAAGAAGATCTTTCTGATATCGACCAACACCGTAGACGCTATGGAGCTCTACTATGGGACTATGCTACAAAGAAGCAAGAAGATGGGTCAATCAGTGAAAGTGAGGTTACAGGCAGACTAGTAAGGAGGAAGGGTGCTCCTGCTAAAAATGAGAGGACTAGAgtacaaagaaagaagaaatag
- the LOC107766426 gene encoding uncharacterized protein LOC107766426, translating into MKNLSVMHKFQFRVKRSSHRSYWLICVAENCKWHFKATSINDSTMFKIRSFSRQHTCSLLDDTFIQRKRTAVVVGSMVIPKYCDPKTVYTPKDIQTDMLSEHGLNLSYMQAWRAKEKALQFLRGNPPVVMVDGTFLKSAYRGIMLTASTMDVLYFPWHMLWLILKTTRLGSGSLSNSRRHMVKDLQSRSYTLDEFNERMLKIEEVDPRVKSHLYDIGYHRWSRVHATVNITFTITSNIAESLNVVTKEARELPIFDLLEYMRTLLERWTKEKLLKAKGTFTYLEYKFNKELDDNNTLSQKLRVRASTDHIHTVLDGVKRYIVCLENKKCSCGQFQLDELPCAHVLAALRDRKETYENYCSPYYTRKSLLLTYEMPVNPLPDESK; encoded by the exons ATGAAGAATTTATCTGTGATGCACAAATTCCAGTTCAGAGTAAAAAGATCTAGTCATAGAAG CTACTGGCTTATATGCGTTGCTGAAAACTGTAAATGGCACTTCAAGGCAACGTCAATTAATGATTCGACAATGTTCAAGATAAGGAGTTTCAGCCGACAACACACATGCTCCTTATTGGACGACACATTCATACAGCGCAAACGTACTGCAGTTGTAGTTGGTAGCATGGTCATTCCAAAGTATTGTGATCCTAAGACTGTTTACACACCAAAGGACATACAAACTGACATGTTATCCGAACATGGACTGAACCTAAGCTACATGCAAGCATGGAGAGCCAAGGAAAAAGCTTTACAGTTTTTGAGAGGGAATCC GCCAGTAGTAATGGTTGATGGGACATTCTTAAAGTCAGCCTATAGGGGGATTATGCTTACAGCAAGCACCATGGAT GTACTATATTTCCCTTGGCATATGTTGTGGTTGATTCTGAAAACGACGCGTCTTGGAAGTGGTTCTTTGAGTAATTCAAGGAGGCATATGGTGAAAGACCTTCAAT CACGGTCATACACTctggatgaatttaatgaaaggatgTTGAAGATTGAAGAGGTAGACCCGCGTGTGAAATCTCACCTATATGATATTGGCTATCATAGATGGTCAAGAGTACATGCAACGGTGAATATAACTTTTACTATAACATCAAACATTGCCGAGTCGTTGAATGTTGTAACAAAAGAGGCAAGAGAGCTGCCAATATTTGATCTATTAGAGTATATGAGGACGCTTCTTGAACGTTGGACGAAAGAGAAGTTATTGAAGGCAAAGGGTACTTTCACATACCTTGAGTACAAATTCAACAAAGAATTGGATGACAACAATACATTATCTCAAAAACTAAGG gtgagggcttcaacaGATCATATACATACTGTGTTAGATGGTGTGAAGCGGTACATTGTATGTCTAGAAAACAAGAAATGTAGCTGCGGACAATTCCAACTTGATGAACTTCCATGTGCGCATGTTTTGGCAGCATTAAGGGACAGGAAGGAAACATACGAAAATTATTGCTCTCCGTATTACACAAGGAAGAGCCTTCTGCTAACCTATGAAATGCCAGTAAATCCTCTTCCTGATGAAAGCAAATAG